The following are encoded together in the Flavobacterium sp. TR2 genome:
- a CDS encoding DEAD/DEAH box helicase, with amino-acid sequence MLFEDLSLSKSIQKAVFEEGYLNPTPIQEKSIPIVLQGRDLIGCAQTGTGKTAAFAIPIIHQLHRIVGSSKKAKQIRALVVTPTRELAVQIGQSFDTYAKYTNLTQLTIFGGVSQNPQVDALKNGVDILIATPGRLLDLHKQGFLDFNHLHTLVLDEADQMLDMGFINDVKKIVKLTPKNRQTLLFSATMPIAIRELAEMFLQDPEKVEVSPVSSTAENVEQRIYFVDKTEKRNLLYSLIKEENLSNVLVFSRTKHGADNVVKALRKKDIPAEAIHGDKSQNARQRVLDAFKNKEVGVLVATDIAARGIDIEQLPYVINFDLPNIPETYVHRIGRTGRAGNGGIAISFCGKDELPYWKDIQKLIKVDVKTIADHPYQWHSGSPEAGEKPKNSNRSGGAHKSRKSNNAKKNKKRWY; translated from the coding sequence ATGTTATTCGAAGATTTATCACTTTCAAAAAGTATACAAAAAGCCGTATTTGAAGAAGGCTATTTAAATCCGACCCCAATTCAGGAAAAATCCATTCCAATTGTTTTACAGGGGCGTGATTTAATTGGCTGTGCGCAGACCGGAACAGGAAAAACAGCAGCATTTGCTATCCCAATCATACATCAATTACACCGAATTGTAGGTTCGTCAAAAAAAGCCAAACAAATTCGTGCGCTTGTGGTTACGCCTACTCGCGAATTGGCCGTGCAAATTGGACAAAGTTTTGACACGTATGCAAAATACACCAATTTAACGCAACTGACTATTTTTGGAGGAGTTTCTCAAAACCCTCAAGTTGATGCTTTAAAGAATGGCGTCGATATTTTAATTGCCACTCCAGGCCGTTTATTGGATCTTCACAAGCAAGGTTTTCTTGATTTCAACCATCTGCACACTTTGGTGCTTGATGAAGCCGATCAGATGCTAGATATGGGTTTTATAAACGATGTGAAGAAAATTGTAAAGCTGACGCCAAAAAACAGACAGACTTTACTTTTCTCTGCGACAATGCCAATTGCCATTCGCGAACTGGCAGAAATGTTTTTACAAGACCCAGAAAAAGTTGAAGTTTCTCCAGTTTCATCTACTGCCGAAAATGTAGAACAACGCATTTATTTTGTAGATAAAACCGAAAAAAGAAATTTACTGTATAGTTTGATTAAAGAAGAAAACTTATCAAACGTACTTGTTTTTTCGAGAACAAAACATGGCGCTGACAATGTTGTAAAAGCGCTTCGCAAAAAAGATATTCCAGCAGAAGCAATTCACGGAGATAAATCGCAAAATGCAAGACAACGAGTTTTGGACGCCTTTAAAAACAAAGAAGTCGGCGTTTTGGTCGCAACCGATATTGCTGCGCGTGGGATTGACATTGAGCAGCTTCCGTATGTAATCAATTTTGATTTGCCGAATATTCCTGAAACTTATGTGCACCGTATTGGCCGTACGGGCCGTGCAGGAAATGGCGGAATAGCGATTTCTTTCTGCGGAAAAGATGAACTTCCTTATTGGAAAGACATCCAGAAACTGATTAAAGTTGACGTAAAAACAATTGCAGACCACCCGTATCAATGGCATTCTGGAAGTCCAGAAGCTGGAGAAAAACCTAAAAACTCGAACAGAAGCGGTGGCGCTCATAAGTCGAGAAAATCAAATAATGCTAAGAAAAACAAAAAACGCTGGTACTAA
- a CDS encoding response regulator: MPHKRIFLLFLLVLNCFANSAIAQSNCNLDPKIDKNVKKALLNFRESNFEKSLIYSRVALNAATAIKDYCLTARSYNIIAANYNELEEYDKAIFFYKKGLYYANKTNNDSLKCNLYNNLGNMYCFGKEQFDEGIRSYKKAVAYALKINDLKEVYFTNVNIAWAYFDIGNYNQGYLFLKYVNSTKIKYNDESTEVIVAMLNGIYSSYKNENKEANAYFLSAIESGKKCQEKIDLARAYLEYSHFLRKTNRDKEAYDALVKYYDLSAKLYDVKKIKKASQAGLSLELDEYKRQIDKVEGEKVEQSQSLRKSKIIVILFILISLILLILIITLIKNIRYKKKHNLELLKAKEIAEEASLLKTQFISTISHELRTPLYGVVGITNMLLEEHKEISRSQHLSSLKFSARYLLSLVNDILQINKIEENKIVLENLTFNISDEITVIKNSLSFLSQKNNNSISIDIDPNIPEYLIGDKLRLAQILMNLVSNALKFTKDGQVEIVVKVNKVEGKLHYLDFLIKDNGIGIAAVDQNKIFEKFVQVGRKDEDYQGTGLGLSIVKRLLGLFGSSITLDSDLGKGTAFSFTIAFEHDLAKTKSIIDEIEVDLTSSEVYKILVVEDNLINQLVTKKIIEKNNYSCKVVDDGFAALKILEDETFDLILMDINMPLMNGFETTKRIRLQGIETPIVALTAFDKDEITDEAISSGMNDIIIKPFEPVKLFKIINFLINEKNAV, encoded by the coding sequence GAGTTGCCCTAAATGCTGCGACAGCAATAAAAGATTATTGCCTTACGGCTCGCTCGTATAATATTATAGCTGCCAATTATAACGAATTGGAAGAGTATGATAAAGCCATTTTTTTCTATAAAAAAGGGTTGTATTATGCTAATAAAACTAATAACGATTCCTTAAAATGCAACCTTTATAACAATTTGGGGAATATGTATTGTTTTGGAAAGGAACAATTTGATGAAGGAATTCGGAGCTATAAAAAAGCAGTAGCTTACGCTTTGAAAATAAATGATTTAAAAGAAGTCTATTTTACAAACGTAAACATTGCATGGGCTTATTTTGATATTGGAAATTACAATCAGGGATATCTCTTTTTAAAGTATGTAAACAGTACCAAAATAAAGTACAATGACGAGTCGACTGAGGTTATTGTTGCTATGTTGAATGGTATCTACTCGAGCTATAAAAATGAAAATAAGGAAGCCAATGCTTATTTTTTGAGTGCTATTGAATCAGGCAAAAAATGTCAGGAGAAAATAGATCTGGCACGTGCTTATTTAGAATATTCGCATTTTTTAAGAAAAACGAATAGAGATAAAGAAGCGTACGATGCACTTGTTAAATATTATGATCTTTCAGCTAAACTATACGATGTTAAGAAAATTAAAAAGGCTTCTCAAGCTGGTTTAAGTCTAGAATTGGACGAATACAAAAGACAGATTGATAAAGTTGAGGGAGAAAAAGTAGAACAATCTCAAAGTTTAAGAAAATCGAAAATCATTGTAATTCTTTTTATTCTGATTTCGCTGATTCTTTTAATTTTAATTATCACGCTGATAAAGAACATTCGATACAAGAAAAAACACAATTTGGAGCTTCTTAAAGCGAAAGAAATTGCAGAAGAAGCCTCTTTGCTCAAAACACAATTTATATCGACTATAAGCCACGAATTGCGTACTCCTCTTTATGGTGTGGTCGGAATTACCAATATGCTGCTCGAAGAGCATAAAGAAATTTCAAGAAGCCAGCATTTAAGTTCCCTTAAGTTTTCCGCCAGATATTTATTATCCTTGGTAAATGATATTCTGCAGATTAATAAAATTGAAGAAAACAAAATCGTACTTGAAAACCTAACTTTCAATATTTCTGATGAAATTACGGTAATCAAAAACTCGCTTTCTTTTCTTTCCCAGAAAAATAACAATAGCATTTCTATTGATATAGATCCTAATATTCCTGAATATTTAATTGGAGATAAGCTGCGTCTGGCTCAGATTTTAATGAATTTAGTTAGTAATGCTTTGAAGTTCACCAAAGATGGACAGGTTGAAATTGTCGTAAAAGTAAACAAAGTTGAAGGAAAGCTGCATTATTTGGATTTCTTGATTAAAGACAATGGAATAGGGATTGCGGCTGTAGATCAAAACAAAATATTTGAAAAGTTTGTTCAGGTTGGAAGAAAAGACGAAGATTATCAGGGTACAGGTTTAGGGCTCAGCATTGTAAAAAGATTGTTAGGACTTTTTGGCAGCTCTATTACGCTCGATAGCGATCTCGGAAAAGGAACGGCATTCTCGTTTACAATTGCCTTTGAGCACGATTTGGCCAAAACTAAAAGCATTATCGATGAGATTGAAGTTGATTTGACTTCAAGCGAGGTCTATAAAATTTTAGTGGTCGAAGATAACTTGATTAACCAGCTGGTGACGAAAAAGATTATCGAAAAGAATAATTATTCCTGTAAAGTAGTAGACGATGGCTTTGCAGCGCTTAAAATTCTAGAAGACGAAACGTTTGATTTGATTTTAATGGATATCAATATGCCGTTAATGAATGGCTTTGAAACCACAAAAAGAATCCGTCTTCAAGGAATTGAAACTCCAATTGTTGCCTTGACTGCTTTTGATAAGGATGAAATAACAGATGAAGCGATTTCGTCTGGAATGAACGATATTATAATCAAACCTTTTGAACCGGTTAAATTATTTAAAATAATCAATTTCCTGATAAACGAAAAAAACGCTGTTTAG
- a CDS encoding formimidoylglutamase gives MEKLIPFTINDLAKVTNHRSGELKFGEKMIVIPSGVDKVNFLKESEAKYVLLGIPEDIGVRANYGRPGAASAWQSAIKSIANIQHNRFCKGSNIIILGQINVSAEMREVENLDFNDIDDRSKLSQLVEKIDKEVSHIIFTIIKAGKTPIIIGGGHNNAYGNIKGAALAKGKPVNAINFDAHSDFRILEGRHSGNGFSYAYEEGFLKKYFIFGLHENYTSKSVLDIIKKLEDRVRYNTYDSVNIRKEKDFNREMITALDFIKNDAFGIEIDLDAIPNIASSAMTISGFSVEELRQFISFFGEHKNAAYLHICEGAPDLDNSPNNNLIGKLIGYLVTDFIKANLEPA, from the coding sequence ATGGAAAAATTAATCCCTTTCACTATAAATGATTTAGCAAAAGTTACAAATCATAGAAGTGGTGAATTAAAGTTCGGAGAAAAAATGATTGTCATTCCCTCAGGAGTTGACAAAGTTAATTTTCTCAAAGAAAGCGAAGCAAAATATGTTCTTTTAGGAATTCCTGAAGATATTGGTGTGCGCGCCAATTACGGCAGGCCTGGGGCTGCTTCGGCATGGCAGTCTGCCATAAAAAGCATTGCCAACATACAGCATAATCGTTTTTGCAAAGGAAGCAACATCATTATTTTAGGGCAAATTAATGTTAGCGCTGAAATGCGTGAAGTAGAAAACCTTGATTTTAATGACATTGACGATCGTTCTAAATTAAGCCAGCTGGTTGAAAAAATAGACAAAGAAGTTTCTCATATCATTTTTACGATTATTAAAGCCGGTAAAACGCCAATTATTATCGGTGGAGGCCATAATAATGCCTACGGAAATATTAAAGGCGCCGCCCTTGCGAAAGGAAAGCCGGTAAATGCAATCAATTTTGATGCGCACTCTGACTTTAGAATTTTAGAAGGCCGTCATAGCGGAAACGGATTTTCGTACGCTTACGAAGAAGGTTTTCTAAAGAAATACTTCATTTTTGGCCTTCACGAAAACTACACTTCAAAAAGCGTTTTAGATATTATAAAAAAGTTAGAAGACCGTGTTCGATACAATACGTATGATAGCGTCAATATCCGAAAAGAAAAAGATTTTAATCGTGAAATGATTACTGCTTTGGATTTTATTAAAAATGACGCTTTCGGAATCGAAATCGATCTTGACGCCATTCCAAATATTGCAAGCAGCGCCATGACAATTAGCGGGTTTTCTGTGGAGGAACTGAGACAGTTTATTTCTTTCTTTGGCGAACATAAAAATGCCGCTTACCTTCATATTTGCGAAGGCGCGCCAGATTTAGACAATTCTCCAAACAACAATTTAATAGGCAAACTAATTGGCTATCTGGTCACCGATTTCATCAAAGCAAATCTTGAACCTGCTTGA